AAGAAAGAAGGTGCTGTGTGAGAATTCTTAACACATTGAGATGCCGCGTTTTACTTTGAGGCTCTTCTTAACTGATTTATGATATGACATTGCTTTTGTTTACTGGAGCTCTGCAGTGACGATGCTTGTTTTCCTCATTACGCAGCACCTATTCCCGCTTTGCGGCGTTGTAAATGTAGCCTTGAGTGTAGCCCCAACAGTCCGGGCGTGGCTGCTAGACTAAAGCCGCGCTGCCTCACTCCAACACCACGGGCGCTGTCACGTAGTACGTGCGTTGCTTTTCATTTCTCCCCGTCTATTCGCGCCGCCTCACTTCCCGACGCTTGACCAAAAAGCTCAAATCATCTTCCAACCCGCCCGGCTCTTCAATGCTAGACTGCCTGTAGCTTATTTTGATGTCGGGACCTTCCGTGAGTGCAACGGTTAGCTGTTGCGAGTTGGTGGTTTTTGTCAGACTGATTGTCATATGCGAGGGTCAGTGTTTCGTCCTGTACTCTGCGCCGTAAACTCAATGGAGTTTCCATGGTGGGGAGCAGCTTGCACGGACACGTGGTGATGGCATTGGAACAGGAAATGCCCGTTTTCCGTGCCGGAAACTTGACCGTTGCTTCTACGATGTTACTGACAACGAAATAAAACGCCCTTGCTAGTGCACGTTTACGATGTAGACGGGCACAGAGCCAGCTTTGCAGCGTCACCAGGCATTGTTCTTCCAAGCCGCATTCTGTCACGTTCTATGAACATCGAGCCATTGAGTCACTGCCCGTTGGCGTCAGCGTATGCGGGCCTCATTTCTCCACTTCGGTTGCCCAGCTCTGGATGCACCGTATACTGCGGCGCATTATTGGTGTCCACAACTACGCTGGCCTCTTATCGATAGCCTGTGTTGAATGAAGAactccgcgatggctcagtggttagggcgcttggctactgatccggagtacccgggtctgaacccgtccgcggcggctgcgcgtcccccgtgtgctgtgcgatgtcagtgcatgatgttaaagatccccaggtggccgaaattattccggagccctccgctatggcacctctttcactccctccttcccttccagcgcgggttcgggtgtccaccgaaatgagacaattactgcaccgtttcctttccccgaaaacaaattttcaatttggTGTCAGATAGACTGACTACCAGCATGTTCATCACTCAGTTGCACTTGAACAATGCACTGTGCTGTGCTGTTGAACACCGGAAAAGGATGTATCTTGTGGTATGCTCCATTTGCTGACAGGAAGTATGTGAATTCTGtttgtacagtactcacggattgaaataggacattcggagcgcgtggccgtcgcttcatggagcgccgcccgtagacgctcatggaaccaaggtggtgcattgtggtatggcgtgagagggagaacatctacaaagcagaattgttccttccagtagccaatcagccggcctgtggtttaccacatgcctgcgtggcactgcaaggctagcgctccgaatgtcctatttcaatccgtgagtactgtacaaaCTGCGACATTAAGCTGGACCTTCTGCCATCGCCATGTCGGCTATATGATATTATACAAAGATGCTGAACAGAATTGCGTCTTGGTTAACTAGTGTCTTGAGCACTCTTCCTAAGCATTATCAATGTATTCAGTTCGCTTCTCCTTGCTAGCATGTTCACTTGTGTTGCTCCCATGCAGTATTTTCTATGCCAAACGCTGCTAGGAGAGTTTGGGATAACACTCCGATAGCACCGTGGCTATAGCGATACCTTATGCCATCTGTCGAAATACAGTGCGAGCCACGACACTCATTTTTCGAAGGTCATTAACTTCTTGTGTACAACAGACCTGAACAGTGTTTGATACTTTGATTCATTACGGATCCATCACACGTGTTGCACAATGGAATGCGCGAGAAAACGCATGCGGGTTTGCATGCGACTGACGTCTTCGCTAAACTGTATGACAGCGGAGTCATACATCCACCGCAGAAGCATGCAGGAGAGGACACAGCATTTCATGAAAAATACAGCTTAAGGCgggttcacactggcgagtcgcaaaCATCGCGCGACTGATTTCGGTCAATAAGTTATGGCTTTCGAAGCATTAGGAAAGCGAGGAGGGAGTATGACAAATCAAtttaaacctgtcgcgcgacctcCGCGACTCGCCGTGTGAACCTGCCTTTAGAGAGAGTACAGGAGGTGGCTTACTCCAGCCGAGCATTTTGGAATACTTGTACTCTCCAGAAACTACAATTTTGAAGTTGGTGTTCCTTGAGTGTAGGACTTCCACATGAGCTGTTTGAATGGATGTTACCGAATGGTAACAGCATTTTCTGTTGACCCTTTACAGCCATGGCAACGTTTTCCGACTTCATCTGCACTTTTGCGCGAATGATGTTTCCTGATACACTGGATGCGGATATGTATACGGAGCGCTTTGTAAACCATCGCACTGATTGGTGTGACATCGTGGCCATGAAGGGCGCGCGCGAAGTCCTGAAGGGCGTGAAGTACCCGGACGACGCCACTCGTCGCTCGCTGTACGCTTCGTGGCTCAAGGTTTTCGCCTCCAGTGAATGGCACGAGTCCTTCGACAGCCTCTTGCTTGAGTGCGTCGCGGCCACGCCGTCGCCAACGACGCCGAAACAGCCTCTGTTCGCCAACATATACAAGGATAGAGATCGCACAATCGACAGGCCTTATCCGAATGTCCTGACACCCGTACTGATCCTGGACAAGATTCCCAATCTCTTCGTGCGCAAGCACGAGTTGGTGGAGCCTCTGCCCACTTCGCCCGGGATTGTCGACTACCTGGCAGATCTGATCCGGAAGAGCTGCACCAGCCAAGAGGCCCTGGATGAAGCTGGCCTGATCATCGGCTTCTGCAGCCTGGCGCTCGCCGCGGTCTCAGCCAAGTCGGTCGGGGACGTGCAGGATTTCTTCCGGGTCCGAATGAAGAGGGCGCTGGCTGTGGCGGTACCAACATTTTATGACGGAGACGGCATGTTCTGCCCCAGTCGGAGGTTCCTTACCGAACTTGCCCGAAAGACTCACTCTAGAGCTGGCGTGGTTAAGCCTTTCCTCGTGGTTCTGGTCTTGGGCCAGTACGCCTACCACGTCAATGCGGAAGCCGCCCCCAGGTAACAAGCGTTTGGCCTAAATCTGAAAGGATTTTGTGAGAGGCTTTGTACAAAAAGAAGATAACCAGTTTTCAGGAAAACTTTACCT
The genomic region above belongs to Amblyomma americanum isolate KBUSLIRL-KWMA chromosome 9, ASM5285725v1, whole genome shotgun sequence and contains:
- the LOC144104799 gene encoding uncharacterized protein LOC144104799 is translated as MATFSDFICTFARMMFPDTLDADMYTERFVNHRTDWCDIVAMKGAREVLKGVKYPDDATRRSLYASWLKVFASSEWHESFDSLLLECVAATPSPTTPKQPLFANIYKDRDRTIDRPYPNVLTPVLILDKIPNLFVRKHELVEPLPTSPGIVDYLADLIRKSCTSQEALDEAGLIIGFCSLALAAVSAKSVGDVQDFFRVRMKRALAVAVPTFYDGDGMFCPSRRFLTELARKTHSRAGVVKPFLVVLVLGQYAYHVNAEAAPSADIRFLEEGFLKQVKFGRLEVVELLYGVQEKTGLSAAALNRILREDGSAQSVVESSRYVDEFLEGATEPMQKTRPWCRTANVCFFLTLDLLDNLDYAMRLTAVLAPDPNHQLWQRPEFGDVPPSRMKEARFWARDFRHALRIGKYSEAATSKTCQAKG